The genomic interval CCGCCATCTCCGCCAGACGAGCCTGTTCGGCCGGGCTGAAGCTGTTGGTGTGATAAGCGGTGAAATTCGCCGTTGCAGACAATGGTGCGTAAGGGGGGTCACAGTAAACCACCGAGTTTACGCCTGCCAGTTCCATACACTCTTCATAGGAGAGGCAATGAAACTCTGCATTCTGCGCTTTTTCGGCAAAGTGATACAGCTCGTCCTGCGGGAAATACGGGCGCTTATAGCGACCAAACGGCACGTTAAATTCCCCGCGCAGGTTATAGCGGCACAGGCCGTTGTAACCATGACGGTTGAGATAGAGGAACAGCAGCGCCCGACGGAACGGATCCTGACTCTGATTAAACTCAGTGCGGAACTGGTAGTAAACTTCCGGCTGATTATTCTCCGGCGTAAACAGTTTGCGCGCCTCTGCGACATACTCTTCGGTACGCAGCTTAACGATGTTATAGAGGCTGATAAGGTCGTTGTTTATATCCGCCAGGATATAACGAGAAAAATCGGTGTTGAGAAACACCGATCCCGCACCCACGAAAGGCTCGATAAGACACTCGCCTTTTGGCAGGTGCTTTTTAATATCATCGAGCAGGGGGTATTTCCCCCCTGCCCATTTCAGAAAAGCGCGATTTTTTTTCATGCTGACTAACTGATTACACCTTCTCCGGCTGTGGAGAAAGCTCCGACAGCATCCTGCGCTTTAAACATTACTTCAGATCGGCCTGAACCTGATGAATCGGCTTCGCCCATGGGTTTTTCGCCTGAACATCAGCTGGCAGGGCCGCTACGGCACGTTTTGCTTCATCTTTGGACGAATAAACGCCGCTGACCAGCACATACCACGGTTGACCGTTACGGGTCGTCTGATAAACAACATAGTTTTTTAGATTTGATTTCTTCGCCCAGCTGTTGAGATTGTCATAGTTAGACGAACTGCTCAGCTGCAGCGTGTAGTTGCTGGATGGCGCAGACTTCAGCGAGCCAACATTACCTGCCGTTTTACCTGCCGCACTGCTGGAGGCTGTTGCCGTGGCTGCTGGAGCCGTTGCTGCTGGTGTAGCTGTGGCAGCCGGTGTCTTAGGCGCAGTCTGCGTAACTGGCGCTTTAGCAGTCTCGCTCACCGCAGCCGTTTCGGTGTGTTTCGGCTGTGCCGGTACGGCTTTCACTTCAGGCGCTTTGACTACTGCCTGAGGTTTGGTTTCACGCTTAGGCTCAATCACCGCCTGCTTACGTTCAGGACGCGTCGCAGTTTGCGTCTGGCGAGGTTTGGTTTCCGTCGCTGCCGTTTGTGGCTGAGCGTTACCACCGCGAATCGGGGCAACGGTTGCCGGCTCAGTTGGCAGCGTAGAGTTAACTACGACGTTATCAACCTGCTGCTGGTTTTGCGGCTGCGTTAGCGCATTGTTCAGGTCTCCCTGAACTTCTACGCGCTGCTGGCCTTCAGGCGTAGCAGGTGCCTGGCCCTGAGCAGGGGTTGAAGAAACGGGCGGCAGAGAAACATCCTGCGGCGCTGTGGTGTTACCTGCGGTCTGTTCTGCCGAAGTGGCACCCGGAGCTGGCTGTGCGCCATTCGCCTGATTGGTCGCATCGTTACCGGACAGGTTGATGCTCTTCTCAGCGGAAGCCGTTTGCTCGGTTGAGTTTGTTGACGGTGCTTTAAGCGCGGAGCCAATGCCGACAATCAGCAGCACAAGCACCAGAACGCCAAGGCCCATCATAATATACTGGCGGGAAGCCGGTTTTGGCGCCGCGGCTTTTTTACGTTTACGCGGGCGACGCTCTACAGGCTGTTCGTCCATTGAATCTTCTTCGGACTCATAATCCTCTTCTGCTCGCTCTTCGTGCGCGTTGCGGCTGCGCGAAGGGCGGCGATCGTCTGCATCCAGATCAACATCGTCAAAGTTGATCTGCGGCTCGTTATCACGTTCTGAAGATTGACGAGAACGACCAGTACGACGATCGCTGGGATCGGGTTTCAGCTCGTCTTCTGGTTTGAATTCATCCATTTAACACCCCACTCAAAGGCTTATGCTAACGACTTTGCATTTCACCTGAAGCTAAACGACCACCTGCAACAGTGGCCTGACCTTTCTAATTGTTACGCCTGCTGACAATCAGCGATAGCGCCAAGAACGACATCGTGCGGCACTCCGCCGCGCACTTCACTCTTCCCTATTGCAAGCGGGAGTACAAGACGCATCTCACCTGCCAATACTTTTTTATCGCGCATCATGTGGGGTAAATACGCTTGCGCCGACATCTGCTGCGGCCCAGTCACCGGCAAACCTGCACGTTCAAGCAGCGCAATGATACGTGCTGTCTCTTCCGGTTTGAACTGCCCGAGACGTTCAGAGGTGCGGGCTGCCATGACCATACCGGCCGCAACGGCTTCACCGTGCAGCCAGTTGCCGTAACCCATCTCGGCTTCAATGGCATGGCCAAACGTATGCCCAAGATTCAGTAAAGCACGTAAGCCCGTTTCACGCTCGTCTGCTGCAACAACTTCTGCTTTCAGTTCACAACAACGACGAATGCAGTATGCCAGTTTAGCCTCATCCAGGCACAGCAGCGCATCCATATTCTCTTCAAGCCAGCTAAAGAACTCGCCATCCAGAATAATGCCGTATTTGATCACTTCCGCCAGACCAGAAGCCAGTTCGCGCTTAGGCAGCGTTTTCAGACAGTCGAGATCCACCACCACCGATGCAGGCTGGTAGAACGCGCCAATCATGTTTTTGCCGAGCGGATGGTTGACTGCCGTTTTGCCGCCCACAGAGGAGTCGACCTGAGACAGCAACGTGGTCGGGATTTGAATAAAACGTACGCCACGTTGATAGCTTGCAGCCGCAAAGCCGGTCAGATCGCCCACAACACCGCCGCCCAGGGCAAGCAGTGTTGTATCGCGACCGTGCGGTTTTTGCAGCAATGCGGTAAAGACGGTATCCAGTACCGTCAGGCTTTTATACTGCTCGCCATCGGGGAGAATCACGCTGTCGACTTTTACGCCCGCCTGCTCAAGCAGGTGGCGTACGCGGTCGAGATAAAGCGGAGCCAGCGTCTCATTGGTGACCAGCATCGCCTGATCACCCGCTTTCAGTGGTAAAAAGGAAGCTGGGTCGTTAAACAAACCAGCCGCGATGGTGATAGGGTAACTACGTTCCCCGAGAGTAACTGTAATCCTCTCCATGACGCGACATCCACCTTTAATGCTTTTACCCGCAGGCGAGTGTATATAAAGCCAGAATCAGTTGCTTTCCAGCATATGAATAATCTGGTTTGCAACCACTTTAGCGCTCTGGTCGTCAGTGCGAATGGTCACATCGGCAATCTCTTCATACAGCGGATTGCGTTCATCGGCCAATGCTTCCAGAACTTCGCGTGGTGGCGTTTCAACCTGCAGCAGCGGGCGCTTTTTATCGCGCTGCGTACGTGCCAGCTGTTTCTCGATGGTCGTCTCAAGATAGACCACTACGCCACGGGCGGAGAGACGGTTACGGGTTTCGCGAGATTTCACAGAGCCGCCGCCTGTTGCCAGTACGATGCCCTGTTTTTCCGTGAGTTCGTTGATCACTTTTTCTTCTCGGTCACGGAAACCTTCTTCGCCTTCTACATCGAAAACCCAGCCCACATCAGCTCCGGTTCGTTTCTCAATCTCTTGATCAGAATCGTAAAATTCCATATTGAGTTGTTGAGCTAACTGACGCCCAATAGTGCTTTTGCCGGCACCCATAGGCCCAACCAGAAAGATATTGCGTTTCTCTGCCATTTTATCGGTACTACTAAGACTATTCGTTAATGGTAATCCCCGCTTCGCAGACACCCAGCGTAGCAGGACATGAACTGAAACCTCATATGCAATAGAGCGAGAGTCAGACTAAAAATTATCTCAATACTCCGGCTTGTTTGGCAACTGATTAAATCACCGCGCCGGGCGCATAAGGTAATAAGACGTAAGTCCAACTCAAATCGGTACTCCTTGTATGCTAATTCATGCCCCACGTCAAACATCTGCAACAAACTGAATGCAAAATCATTGCGGGGATCGTTACCCGTCAGCGAATGCCAACCAGACGCGGTGTAATAAACACCACTAACTCGCGCCGTTCATTATTCTTACCATCGTGGCGAAAAAGCTGCCCAAGCCAGGGGATTTTTCCCAGCCCCGGCACGCTGTCACTGCCGGTTTTGTTCTTCTGCGAAAAAATTCCGCCCAACGCCAGCGTTTCTCCACTTTTTACCTCCACCTGGGTTTCTATCTCCTGTTTGTCGATCGCCAGCGTTTCGCCGTCAGCCTGCTGCAGGACCTGTCCCGGCATATTTTCACTGATATGCAATTTCAGGCGCACGCGCCCCCCCGGTAATACCACCGGCGTGACCTCCATGCCTAATACCGCCTCCTTAAACTCAACTGAGGTCGCCCCGCTTTCACCGCTTGAGACCTGATACGGGATCTCACTCCCCTGCTTGATGCTGGCCGGTTGCATATGCGAGGCCAGCAGCCTCGGGCTGGCGATAATATCGACCTGCTGTTTTTGCTCCAGCGCAGAGAGTTCCAGATCCAGCAGCCGACCATTGATCCGTCCGATATTAAAACCCACGTGGCTGGTGGCACTGGCAACGGAAAGATCGCTGCCAAGCGTGGTGAGCTGTCCAACCTTGCCCGCGTCGGTGGCGTCGG from Enterobacter sp. JBIWA008 carries:
- the dam gene encoding adenine-specific DNA-methyltransferase; amino-acid sequence: MKKNRAFLKWAGGKYPLLDDIKKHLPKGECLIEPFVGAGSVFLNTDFSRYILADINNDLISLYNIVKLRTEEYVAEARKLFTPENNQPEVYYQFRTEFNQSQDPFRRALLFLYLNRHGYNGLCRYNLRGEFNVPFGRYKRPYFPQDELYHFAEKAQNAEFHCLSYEECMELAGVNSVVYCDPPYAPLSATANFTAYHTNSFSPAEQARLAEMAEKLVSKRIPVLISNHDTPDTREWYKAAKHFQVKVRRSISSNGGTRKKVDELLALYRP
- the damX gene encoding cell division protein DamX, with product MDEFKPEDELKPDPSDRRTGRSRQSSERDNEPQINFDDVDLDADDRRPSRSRNAHEERAEEDYESEEDSMDEQPVERRPRKRKKAAAPKPASRQYIMMGLGVLVLVLLIVGIGSALKAPSTNSTEQTASAEKSINLSGNDATNQANGAQPAPGATSAEQTAGNTTAPQDVSLPPVSSTPAQGQAPATPEGQQRVEVQGDLNNALTQPQNQQQVDNVVVNSTLPTEPATVAPIRGGNAQPQTAATETKPRQTQTATRPERKQAVIEPKRETKPQAVVKAPEVKAVPAQPKHTETAAVSETAKAPVTQTAPKTPAATATPAATAPAATATASSSAAGKTAGNVGSLKSAPSSNYTLQLSSSSNYDNLNSWAKKSNLKNYVVYQTTRNGQPWYVLVSGVYSSKDEAKRAVAALPADVQAKNPWAKPIHQVQADLK
- the aroK gene encoding shikimate kinase AroK; this encodes MAEKRNIFLVGPMGAGKSTIGRQLAQQLNMEFYDSDQEIEKRTGADVGWVFDVEGEEGFRDREEKVINELTEKQGIVLATGGGSVKSRETRNRLSARGVVVYLETTIEKQLARTQRDKKRPLLQVETPPREVLEALADERNPLYEEIADVTIRTDDQSAKVVANQIIHMLESN
- the hofQ gene encoding DNA uptake porin HofQ; protein product: MLWLLAFSHPLWAAAPKPVTLVVDDVPVAQLLQSLVAQENRNLVISPDVGGTLSLNLTRVPWRQALQTVVASAGLVLREEGGIFYVYTAAWQREQQERSEQERTRRQLDAPLVSHSIAFSYADAGELQKAAEKFLSSKGSLSLDKRTNRLLIRDNQTVVETLLRWAAQMDIPVEQVELAAHIVTINEKSLRELGVKWNLADATDAGKVGQLTTLGSDLSVASATSHVGFNIGRINGRLLDLELSALEQKQQVDIIASPRLLASHMQPASIKQGSEIPYQVSSGESGATSVEFKEAVLGMEVTPVVLPGGRVRLKLHISENMPGQVLQQADGETLAIDKQEIETQVEVKSGETLALGGIFSQKNKTGSDSVPGLGKIPWLGQLFRHDGKNNERRELVVFITPRLVGIR
- the aroB gene encoding 3-dehydroquinate synthase, whose product is MERITVTLGERSYPITIAAGLFNDPASFLPLKAGDQAMLVTNETLAPLYLDRVRHLLEQAGVKVDSVILPDGEQYKSLTVLDTVFTALLQKPHGRDTTLLALGGGVVGDLTGFAAASYQRGVRFIQIPTTLLSQVDSSVGGKTAVNHPLGKNMIGAFYQPASVVVDLDCLKTLPKRELASGLAEVIKYGIILDGEFFSWLEENMDALLCLDEAKLAYCIRRCCELKAEVVAADERETGLRALLNLGHTFGHAIEAEMGYGNWLHGEAVAAGMVMAARTSERLGQFKPEETARIIALLERAGLPVTGPQQMSAQAYLPHMMRDKKVLAGEMRLVLPLAIGKSEVRGGVPHDVVLGAIADCQQA